AGTGAaaaggaaagggaaaaaaatttgGAGGACATAATGGCATAtacaagaaaaattaagaaaaatgacaTTATAATGATGGGAAAAGGGTAAAAATAGGGGATTGAGATGAGTTGCCCCATTTATGTCTCTTTTTCGtttctaaatataattaaataccatatcattaataaaaaaatctctttaaataatattaataatacattTTCCAATTATTGATTCTTTTGTTGATGAAGTGCAAACtattaataaaaagaataaaagaatagtttatttgattctttttttttgacaaatgtGGGAGTGAACATCCAAAAACGCGGTGCAAATTTCAGAGCGAATTAAACaacaatacaaattaaacaagTTCCAAATCTACGCAACGTACATGGTACATGGTCTAATATTTTGAGGATGACTTTTTGCCAACCCCTTGAAAAGACCAAAAATATCTGAGTAGTTGGCCTCCTCTCATTTATGTTCCCATCTCTCTTGCATCAAATAAATTCCAATAAAAACAAtgacaacggaaattaaagcgCCAAAATCTTCATACTTACCACGATGCATGTCCACCTCACAAAAACCCTAGGCAATAATCCACTCACAACCCAAACTAAAATCTTTGAAAAATACCACCAATACGTTTTCTAACCCACTTGATCTCTCAATAAGTTATTAGTTCAAGggaaattaaactaatttcGAGTTCAAGCTCTTATAAATGGAATAAGTaatttgttagatttttttgataaaaattaatcatctacaaattaaaatcaatagaTACGTCATACTTATAACATAATTATCCAATAAATTAACACACTTAATCTAACATACTATCAATTATTTACTGAAATttgttagaaataataaaattatgtaggTCTcgttttttatctaataaaggATAAACTTTCACTcgtaagtttataatttttaataaatttttattaatagaaaaatatattatagaaaGAGTGCATGTGTTAAAATGTTTGTCAGTAAGAGTCCtcaaaatctttttttctttcttttatttcttagcTACGTACATTAGGACAAAACCACACAATCTATTTCTAGAGAACTTGCGAGGGACTAACGTAGAAGCATCACATGCCATACAAAAACACGTATGCGACGTGTACTCTAAAGCACCCACTCAATGCTATTGCTCAATATATCATGATCTCCTTTCCCTTTGTTTTGGTTATTGCATAAACCCTGCTTAGCTCAATTGTCCATAGCTACAACAAGTAGCACTTGGATCTCACTTTGCCAATATGGAAGAAAGCAAATTGTCCCACAACATACCTACAGGGAGTTCGAGAAAACTCGTCACTTCCCAAAGCCCTCCTTCACTTTCCCTTGAACCAAATGAGAAGCTCAAGAATAACAGTCAAGAATGCAAGTCTCCAAATACTAATGACAAGGCCAAGGACCCAGAAAAAGGGCATAGTGAGAATATTGGTAAGGTTGATGATGATGTAGAGGAAACGGGGCGTGAGAGGCTGAAGAGGCTCCGGGAAGAGGTGACCATGGAGAAGGTCAACATTCCAGAAAATTGGGGTCAGGAGCCAAAGTTGAAGGACTGGATGGACTATACTATGTTTGATGCATTCTTTCCTCATAGCTTGATTGTGACTGCTCGTGATGCTCTTATTGCTAATACACGTAAAGCAAAGTCACCAAGACTATATTAAGGATCTAGAGTAGTTgctaatatatatttcttttgactctatatatatatatagctggtAGCAGTGTTGCTGTATGTTCTTAATATTCCCAGGTTGTGGCAGGAATAATGTTCTTATTAATATTCCCATGCTTGGATCTGATTCGGATCTTCTTTCTTGATCTGGTTAGTCAAACAATTTATATGTACACTTGCTAATCATAATTGTATAATGAGTTTTTTATGCACCGATTGTAATCTTTACCGACAAATTATTGTAAACCTTTTTTCGAAGTGAAAAGATATATCTCATCAAACTAATTAGGTACAACTTTTcctaacatatttatataatatgaatcAATCAAGAGTTAACTATTGTTTCTTATTATTCTTAGCTTCTTTGACATACACATCTTTATTTAGTCCGTGCCTGGGAGCTGTCCATGAGCTATCTATGCAAAAACTATAAGCAGGTCCCGCTTCTCTTTTCCAATTCCAAAGGTCCCTACTATCTATGGAGGAAAAAAACCTAGTTCATGATTTTAGAGAttgttgtgagttgtgacttATTCCTCCTggaataaattcaaattcattccCCTCTTAAGAATCTAATTTCTAGAGTGGTATACGACGTCTTCATTTAGCGACAATGAAATTCAAATCCCCTCTTTTTGCAAACCTGTATATTCTGCCAAACATTCAGTGTTTGGGAATAATGATAAATCCTccattctttatatatttttcgtaCAGTTATTTCTATCACGTTTTAGTTGATTAAAAAACTTTTGCCCTAAAAATAACTATGGTTGcaatttatccttaaaaaacaAGTAAATTATCAATTTCACTTTAGTCCCGAAaggtaaaaagcaaaaaaaaaaatttctaaattaaCAATTCATCTTTTACGTTAATCTCTTAATGAATGTCTATTAGTTGATATTAACacgatattttaatttaaaatcttaaaatttaaatttataaattttgtttttatttatatgatactTATATATGATATGAGTTTTCACCTCACATTTGtattctaatattatttttaactataattttttttatgctaaGGGAAAAGAGCATTCCAAATTGTGCTATTGAATGAATGCCAATTGGCTGAGAAGGGATTACAATTTTTTGTTCGCCAGGCAAATTAAAGATGCATATTATCAGAAAAAGGAATGGCACTGGAGGCTGTCCAACGTCaacatgaaaatgaagaaaccaATTCTTTAGAAACACATCATTAAATACATGTAAAAGCTCAGACACAAGCTCAAATGCAATAATGCCAAATATCTTTCGTAGCACAGCGTTTGAGACACTAGAGAACAAAGGAGATGCAACTCGAGAAGTTGAGTCACATTTTGCATGCGTCCCAAATGTCTAGATAACTTGTGTCTTCAAAcaacttttttaatattttttggccAATGTCTCAAACACCTAGCCCACGTTAGAGATCAAAGGAGATGCAACTTGAAAAGTTGAGTCACATTTTGCCACGTGGTTAGGCTAGTGTCCCAAAGGTCTTCATAACTCCTGTCTTCAAACaactttttgaatattttttgccATTGTGTCTGAGTGctgtaacaaaatatattacatgATCGGCTTATTCTAGTTGTTATAAATACCCTCGACATGACCTAACAAGAGAGGTAAACGAGTTGAAAGGCAAATTCTCATATCAATCATCctagttttaagtttttttcttaCATTTCACCTTGGGGATTCAACCCCTAGAAGAGAAACTTGGAGATTCAGACACaagttacccttttttttaatagtaataaaatttgtttacaattaaaaaaaggtaaatttatataataattaattcaattactattatcaattgtaaattttattgtaatcatttcattttcatttaaaagaAGGCGATTTGTATCACATTTAATTTGATTACTATTAGTAAGAGTAagttatatcataattaatttgattgctTATTAGGATAAAAAAGgtgatttatttttcaaaaacaaaattatgtctataattaattattaaaaaaaaacacattttcattgTGAATTGTCTACAAGGAAAACACGTTTCTATTGGATTAGGAGAATATTCTTGATATAGaacaaaaatgtattttcatcgaataatatatataatgaaaatatgatttcattGTGAATGGAAAATAAATTCTCTAATCCAACACAAACATTTTTTCATTATCTATTTTGtataatataattgtatttCCTTTCAGAATATCTTCCGCAATAAACAATGTTGGGGGTGAGAAAAGCAGAAACAAGATTGGGAATAGCAGAGTCCTAAACTAGTAAACATAGTTGCAAAGCCCGTTTCAATTATTTGAAATCAAGCCCAGGCCCATTCTATCAGTCCACCCTATATATTTCTTCCTCCAGCCGCACCAAACCCTAGCTAGGGTTTCAGTGGTACTTTCTCTAATCCGAAGATATTGCTATTTGATTTTCCTACATTTTCTTCTGCTTACTTCACTGATTCCAATTCTTACTTTCTTCTTCTCTGCGATTTTGTTCGCAGGTGTTAGATCTGTACCTGCCTAGCCATTGATTTGGAAAAGTCCAAGCTTCAAAGATGAGGTATTCATTCTCTCGTCTTCTACTTGTCTTTGTTCAAATTTCATAGTTTGTTCGCACGTTTTATTGTGAAAGCAATGTTGTTGATCGTTTTTCGTTGATAGCTGATGTGTACTTTGCGCTGTGTTACTGTGTATGATGTTAATGAAAATTGTTCGGTGAAAATTGTGCATTTGGAAAACCTAGGTTTTGTGGTTTCTGATCTGTATTGGGTGTTGGTTGTTGCAGTAAGCTTCAGAGTGATGCTCTTAGAGAAGCTATCTCAGGAATCATGACTGATTCCAAGGAAAAGAACAGGAAATTTGTGGAGACCATTGAACTCCAAATTGGGCTGAAAAACTATGATCCCCAGAAGGACAAGCGTTTTAGTGGCTCTGTTAAGTTGCCTCACATTCCTCGCCCCAAGATGAAGATTTGTATGCTTGGAGATGCCCAACACGTTGAAGAGGTAATAAGCTGATCTAATTATCAAACCCTTGTGCGAGATTTTCAATTGGGTGCAATAATATATTGCTTTACAGACTGTGTTTGCTTCCTTTCcatttataacataatttataatttactggTGTGGTACTTGATATGATTGTAAGAGTTACTAATTGCTTGTTAATGGCTATTTTTCTTGAATTACTTTGAAATAAGAGAcagatttgttaattttgtaacCACAATACAAGATGAGTGATGCCATTCTTTTAGGTTTGTTGGTGGttattttagtgtgttttagactTAGTGTATTGTTCAATAGTTATCATTCAATTGTCGATAGCCTAGTTTGTTGTGTTAATGTCTATTATTCAAATCTGCAGGCTGAGAAGATAGGATTGGACTACATGGATGTCGAGGCCTTGAAGAAGCttaacaaaaacaagaaattgGTGAAAAAACTAGCCAAAAAATATCATGCCTTTTTGGCCTCTGAAGCAGTCATCAAGCAGATTCCTCGTCTCTTGGGACCTGGTCTCAACAAGGCAGGCATGTTTTATTGTTTTGGATTTTGAATCTCGTAGACATTTTAGAGAGTACTTGGTGATTTGCCTGTTTTGATAACTTCACATCGGTCATTGCTGTGTTTTGCTATTTGCATGCTGTTTTTAAGTACTAACTTTATAAAAATCTTTCAAGTGTCTTTCTTTATCATCTGGAATTATGCTATATTGTTCCTTTCTTTTCCATCTAGTTAGATGAACAATATAGCATTGGCTGATTCAAGTGTCTTTCTTTATTTACATGCTGGGTTTTAAATTTCAATGTTGCTTTGGctgattttatgattttttgctTGACTTTGCAGGGAAGTTCCCTACGCTTGTGACTCACCAAGAATCTCTCGAGTCAAAGGTTAATGAGACCAAGGCCATGGTGAAGTTCCAGCTTAAGAAGGTGCTTTGCATGGGAGTAGCCGTGGGGAATGTTAGCATGGAGGAAAAGCAAATCTTCCAAAATGTACAACTGAGTGTTAACTTCCTTGTCTCTTTGTTGAAAAAGAATTGGCAGAACGTGAGTAGTCCACtcttaaaattgaataaaattgttGCATCTAAGCCTATTTTactgtatttttgtttttgaagttatgatttcaaattttttgcTCTATTTTTATGGGCTTAATAACCCTGTGCTGCATGTggaattgtcttttttttttcttcaatactTGCAATAGGTGATTTAGTTGAACCTTCCCATCAAGACTGAACGTACTCTattcttaattcttaatttcAGGTTCGCTGCCTGTATCTGAAGAGTACCATGGGGAAATCGTACCGTGTCTTTTGAGTTGTTCTTAAATTCAGTGAATTTCTGATCGCACCTAATATATTGTCTTTCGATAGGTTTGACAGAATTTTTCATCGTTCTACAGTTTTGTTGGATGAGTATTTTTTGGGTAgtatttgtttgttatttgGCATTTATGTTTCAAGTGCTTTTCGACATCGGATAATTTTAGCGTGTTAAGTTTAAGCTTCTCGTGTTTTTACTTACACAACTCCTTGCGCTAAGCCCCTTTGATGCAAATATCTTGTGATTACATCTATCCGGCAACAATTTGATTAGGCATTGAGTCAGCCGTTAGATCCAAATTGTTTTAAAGTTAGAATTAAGTTAAAACCTTTAAATGTAATTAGGATATAAATTTGGATGAATCTTAAATATGGATTTAACTCAGAATATGGTGTAGTAGGTGAACGTTTTGACGCTGACAAGCGTTAGTTGTGAAGTTTTGTTTCAAGTACAGAGTGACCGTGATGCAAGCTTGGTCAATCATTGCAGCTGTTTATTCTTATATGATTGGTTGATGTGTTTCCACAGatcgataataaaaaaaatcagtaatATTAGGTCATAATCCTAATTTTAATTGGTGTGGCATTTGGAGTTCTCGGGTGGTGCTTAATCAAGGGTTGAGGAGGATAATTGGTGCGAACTCTGAAATTAACGTGTGGAGGGTGGAGGCAACCATGGCAGGGAACCATGGTTTAGAGGTTTGATATGGAGATAACCATGCCAATGAATGGGATATGTACTTTGTTCGTTTGGTCGTCCCTCCCCCAGTGCTGGTCTAATTCAGCAATTGCCTATTAGCCGACTGCAAGCGAAGGATAGAGTAATATGGAGATTGTCACCAAATGGTGTTTATTTGGCGAAGAGTGGCTATCAGGCCATCGTGAATTTGGGCTCAACAACTTGTGTATTGGCATAGTTTGGCAGAAGTGTGGTTTCTGGACAAAATCCTAATATTTCATTCCATTGGAACCTTAATTTTATACTCTAAAACTTGTCA
Above is a window of Glycine soja cultivar W05 chromosome 12, ASM419377v2, whole genome shotgun sequence DNA encoding:
- the LOC114379367 gene encoding protein BIC1-like is translated as MEESKLSHNIPTGSSRKLVTSQSPPSLSLEPNEKLKNNSQECKSPNTNDKAKDPEKGHSENIGKVDDDVEETGRERLKRLREEVTMEKVNIPENWGQEPKLKDWMDYTMFDAFFPHSLIVTARDALIANTRKAKSPRLY
- the LOC114380078 gene encoding 60S ribosomal protein L10a-like gives rise to the protein MSKLQSDALREAISGIMTDSKEKNRKFVETIELQIGLKNYDPQKDKRFSGSVKLPHIPRPKMKICMLGDAQHVEEAEKIGLDYMDVEALKKLNKNKKLVKKLAKKYHAFLASEAVIKQIPRLLGPGLNKAGKFPTLVTHQESLESKVNETKAMVKFQLKKVLCMGVAVGNVSMEEKQIFQNVQLSVNFLVSLLKKNWQNVRCLYLKSTMGKSYRVF